One genomic segment of Pongo pygmaeus isolate AG05252 chromosome 19, NHGRI_mPonPyg2-v2.0_pri, whole genome shotgun sequence includes these proteins:
- the MRPS23 gene encoding small ribosomal subunit protein mS23: protein MAGSRLETVGSIFSRTRDLIRAEVLKEKPLWFDVYNAFPPLREPVFQRPRLRYGKAKAPIQDIWYHEDRIRAKFYSVYGSGQRAFDLFNPNFKSTCQRFVEKYAELQKLGETDEEKLFVETGKALLAEGVILRRVGEARTQHGGSHVSWKSEHLNVRPQTALEENETQKEVPQDQHLEAPADQSKGLSPP, encoded by the exons ATGGCAGGCAGCCGGCTGGAAACCGTAGGGAGCATCTTCTCGCG GACTCGGGACCTGATTCGGGCTGAGGTGCTAAAGGAGAAGCCCCTGTGGTTTGACGTATATAACGCCTTTCCCCCGCTGAGGGAGCCCGTCTTCCAAAGGCCCCGACTGCGATATGGCAAAGCCAAAGCTCCCATCCAGGACATCTGGTACCACGAGGATCGGATTAGAGC gaAGTTTTATTCAGTGTATGGGTCTGGTCAAAGAGCTTTTGATCTATTCAATCCAAACTTCAAGTCTACCTGTCAACG GTTTGTGGAGAAGTACGCTGAGCTACAGAAACTTGGAGAAACAGATGAAGAGAAGTTATTTGTGGAAACAGGGAAGGCTTTATTGGCCGAAGGTGTCATTTTAAGACGAGTAGGCGAAGCAAGGACT CAACACGGAGGTAGTCACGTTTCCTGGAAATCCGAACACTTGAATGTCAGACCACAGACTGCGTTGgaagaaaatgagactcagaAAGAAGTTCCACAGGACCAGCATTTGGAGGCACCTGCAGACCAGTCGAAAGGTCTCTCGCCTCCCTGA